Proteins encoded within one genomic window of Litoribacterium kuwaitense:
- a CDS encoding extracellular solute-binding protein, giving the protein MATILDIAKLAGVSHGTVSNVLNGKGNVSSKKMELVLKAAEQLGYNLNNNAKLLRSGKSQTIIMILPTICADEYAAFYEGALRESSTRQYQIKLYCTYDNPLKERDILKEIVKERPSGIITVSSLADANEYYDQLSTYPSDIIFVNRQPRNAEEFITFDFKQAGEDIAEYVMLLDAQKIGLFTDEEDYASERDFITSFAKQMNHQHLVMSQSNMAHEYEASFELVQRASFDCIVTTSIAKAGKLIKAYHYGAAEPLPPIISLAPFQNTYSNEVQRYFLDYGYAGENAVKKVILNIHLKDKSHSKTYRNIGFLDKVVSYQQASDTQLKILTIESPTTRALKKIIPHFEKNTKIRVQLDVCRNDELFDVIKDDEQWKNYDIIRLDVVGLAWYGQKIFQYLQGLDDQLDHVLAQLPYFLKDDYANINDVTYALPFDISIQMLFYRKDLFENEMIKRKYFEKTKSELKIPTDFHTYNQILTFFNESDFDLVNGIHGASMITGKAETIVAEYLLRYYSLKGALLNDGEIKLDPALATEAMALLYDNYQHSKVVSSNWWGEEVKDFVEGKAAMVIGFMNHLSIVSQSSIRDSIGIANVPGDTPLLGGGILGITKTTDKRDESIEFLNWLNSNEISEQITLLGGNTSSYFLSNSSVVHSMYPWLNKAKKTMMNGKRESAFENGESIDIKQAEEIIGKHILSMLADEQPEFERYVEKVNEELQVKQADLITQM; this is encoded by the coding sequence AAAAAAATGGAGCTTGTCTTAAAAGCTGCGGAACAATTAGGCTACAACCTTAATAATAATGCCAAGCTGTTACGCTCAGGGAAAAGTCAAACGATTATTATGATTTTACCGACAATTTGTGCAGATGAATATGCGGCTTTTTATGAAGGAGCCTTACGTGAATCATCTACAAGACAATATCAAATTAAATTGTATTGCACGTACGATAATCCGCTTAAAGAGCGAGACATTCTTAAGGAGATTGTTAAGGAGAGGCCTTCAGGCATTATTACTGTGTCTTCTTTAGCGGATGCGAACGAATATTATGATCAGCTTTCTACGTATCCGAGTGATATTATTTTTGTAAATCGTCAGCCGAGAAATGCTGAAGAGTTTATCACATTTGATTTCAAGCAAGCTGGAGAAGATATTGCCGAATATGTCATGCTCTTAGATGCTCAAAAAATAGGTCTATTTACGGATGAAGAAGACTACGCGAGCGAGCGTGATTTTATCACTTCTTTTGCAAAACAAATGAATCATCAGCACCTCGTCATGTCTCAGTCCAATATGGCTCATGAGTATGAAGCTTCCTTTGAGTTGGTCCAGCGCGCTTCTTTTGATTGTATTGTGACGACGAGCATTGCAAAAGCCGGAAAACTCATTAAGGCATATCACTATGGGGCAGCAGAGCCTTTACCCCCTATCATCTCTTTAGCTCCTTTTCAAAACACATATAGTAATGAAGTTCAGCGCTATTTTTTAGATTACGGTTATGCAGGCGAAAATGCCGTCAAAAAAGTCATTCTTAATATACATTTAAAAGATAAAAGCCATTCCAAAACCTACCGCAACATAGGTTTTTTAGATAAGGTCGTCAGCTATCAACAAGCATCTGATACGCAGTTGAAGATACTCACAATTGAGTCACCAACGACAAGAGCATTAAAGAAAATCATCCCTCATTTTGAAAAAAATACAAAGATACGTGTTCAGCTGGATGTGTGCAGAAATGATGAGCTGTTCGATGTCATTAAAGATGATGAACAGTGGAAGAATTACGACATCATCCGTTTAGACGTTGTCGGTTTAGCCTGGTATGGGCAAAAAATCTTTCAATATTTGCAAGGCTTAGATGATCAGCTTGATCATGTTTTAGCTCAGCTCCCTTATTTTCTAAAGGATGACTATGCCAACATTAATGATGTTACGTATGCCTTGCCATTTGATATTAGTATCCAAATGCTCTTTTATCGAAAAGATCTTTTTGAAAATGAGATGATCAAACGGAAATATTTTGAGAAAACGAAATCTGAGCTGAAAATCCCAACCGATTTTCATACGTATAATCAAATTCTCACTTTTTTTAATGAAAGTGATTTTGATCTCGTCAATGGAATTCATGGTGCTTCGATGATTACCGGTAAAGCAGAAACGATCGTCGCAGAGTATTTGCTGCGCTATTACTCATTGAAGGGCGCCCTGTTAAATGATGGTGAGATCAAGCTAGACCCTGCTCTTGCGACGGAGGCGATGGCATTACTATATGACAATTATCAACATTCGAAAGTTGTTTCAAGCAATTGGTGGGGAGAAGAAGTGAAAGATTTTGTTGAGGGAAAGGCGGCCATGGTTATTGGCTTTATGAACCACTTATCAATTGTTTCGCAAAGCAGTATTAGGGATTCCATTGGCATTGCGAATGTGCCGGGAGATACACCTTTATTAGGGGGAGGCATTTTAGGAATCACAAAAACAACGGATAAACGAGACGAAAGCATCGAATTTTTAAATTGGCTGAATAGCAATGAAATCTCCGAGCAGATCACGTTATTAGGCGGAAATACGTCGAGTTACTTTCTATCAAACAGTTCCGTCGTCCATTCGATGTATCCGTGGTTAAATAAAGCAAAGAAAACGATGATGAATGGAAAAAGGGAAAGTGCGTTTGAGAATGGTGAAAGCATTGATATTAAACAAGCCGAAGAAATTATCGGCAAACATATTTTAAGCATGTTAGCAGATGAGCAACCTGAATTTGAAAGGTATGTCGAGAAGGTGAATGAAGAGCTGCAAGTCAAACAGGCAGACTTGATTACGCAAATGTGA